The Streptomyces sp. NBC_00224 genome contains the following window.
GACCGCAGCGGGATGTCCGCCATCAACCGCGGCTTCTTCATCTCCGCGGTGATCTCCCTCACCCTGGTGGCGGCGGCGGTCTTCATCTACCTGCCGTCCACGTACGCCGAGTTGGACGGGGTCACCGACGCCTCCATCAAGGCGCACGACGGCGACCCGCGGATCCTGGCGCTGCTCGCGGTGGCCATCGGCATCGTGCTCGCCGCCCTCATCCAGCAGCTGACCGGGTACTTCACCGAGACCACCCGGCGTCCCGTCCGCGACATCGGCAAGTCGTCGCTGACGGGCCCCGCGACGGTCGTCCTGGCCGGTATCTCCATCGGTCTGGAGTCCGCCGTCTACACGGCCCTGCTGATCGGTCTGAGCGTCTACGGGGCCTTCCTGCTCGGCGGTACGTCGATCATGCTCGCCCTGTTCGCGGTGGCGCTGGCCGGCACCGGTCTGCTCACCACGGTCGGCGTGATCGTCGCCATGGACACCTTCGGCCCGGTCTCCGACAACGCGCAGGGCATCGCCGAGATGTCCGGCGACGTCGAGGGCGCCGGTGCCCAGGTCCTCACCGACCTGGACGCCGTCGGCAACACCACCAAGGCGATCACCAAGGGCATCGCCATCGCCACCGCGGTCCTCGCGGCGTCGGCGCTCTACGGCTCGTACCGCGACGCCATCGCCACCGCGGTGAACGACGTGGGCGCCAAGTCCAGCGAGATGACCCTCAGCATGGACATCTCACAGCCCAACAACCTGGTGGGCCTGATGCTGGGCGCGGCGGTCGTCTTCCTGTTCTCGGGGCTCGCGATCAACGCGGTGTCCCGGTCGGCGGGCGCGGTGGTCTTCGAGGTGCGGCGGCAGTTCCGCGAGCACCCCGGGATCATGGACTACAGCGAGAAGCCGGAGTACGGCCGAGTCGTCGACATCTGTACGAAGGACGCCCTTCGGGAGCTGGCAACCCCCGGCTTGCTCGCGGTGCTGGCGCCCATCGCGGTCGGCTTCACGTTCGGCGTCGGCGCGCTCGGCTCGTATCTGGCGGGCGCGATCGGCACCGGCACGCTGATGGCCGTCTTCCTCGCCAACTCCGGTGGCGCGTGGGACAACGCCAAGAAGCTGGTCGAGGACGGCAACTTCGGCGGCAAGGGCAGTGAGGCCCATGCCGCCACCGTCATCGGCGACACGGTGGGCGACCCGTTCAAGGACACCGCGGGCCCGGCCATCAACCCGCTTCTGAAGGTGATGAACCTGGTGGCGCTGCTCATCGCGCCCGCGGTGGTCAAGTTCAGTTACGGGGCGGATGCCAGCCCCGGGGTGCGCGCTGTCGTGGCGGTGCTGTCCACGGCCGTCATCGTCGGCGCGGTGTACGTCTCCAAGCGGCGCGGAGTGGCGGTGGGCGACGAGGGAAACCACGAGATGACCGCCAAGTCACCTGACCCTGCGGTCGTTTCCTAGCAGCAGTACGACAAAGACGGGCGGGCGGTGCGGATTGACGCACCGTCCGCCTGTCGCTTTGTGGTCGTGAGCCTTCTCTCCCTTGGTGCAAATGGCTCCAAAAGCGAGCAGATCCGGCGTAGGACACGCGGTTGTCGCCCACTTGGCGTGTATGTTCCGGGGCCGAGAGCCTTGGAAGGGACCGATCCGGTGAACAAGAAGCTTGCGGCCGCACTGTCCGGCGGCGCGGTACTGGTGCTCGCACTGTCGGGTTGCAGCAGCGACGACTCGGACAAGAAGGTGAAGGACTGGGCCAAGACCTTCTGCGACCAGGCCCAGCCGCAGATCAAGAAGATCACTGACGCCAACGCCGCCATCGAGAAGCAGACGGCCGACGAGAGCAAGCCGGTTGACGTCCAGAAGACGGACTCGGCTGCCTTCCAGCAGATCTCGGACGCGTACAAGTCGCTTGCCGACAGCCTCAACAAGGCCGGTGTCCCGCCCGTCAAGGACGGCGACAAGACCCAGGAGGAGGCTGCCAAGGAGCTGACGGCGTCCTCCACCTCGTACGGCAACCTCAAGAAGAAGGTCGACGCGCTCGACACCGGCGACCAGGCGAAGTTCGCCGACGGCCTCAAGGGCGTCGCCGACCAGCTGAACACCATCAGCAAGAGCAGCGACGACGCCCTCAAGAAGCTGGAGTCCGGCGACCTCGGCAAGGCGATGCAGAAGCAGCCCGGCTGCCAGAAGCAGACCGCCTCCGCGCCCTCCTCGGCGTCGCCCGCCGCCGGCGGCGACGCCTCCAAGCAGGCGTCCCCCTCGGGCTCCGCCTCGCAGGGGGCGAAGCCCTCGGAGTCGGCGAAGCCTTCGGAGTCCGGCAAGCCCTCGGAGTCGGCGAAGCCGTCCGACTCGGCCAAGCCCTCGTCCTCGGCGAGCGCGGAGTAGCCCCTACTCCGTAGGGGCCCCGCCGTCGCGCGCGGCCGCCTTTCGCACGGCCCGGACCCATGTGGGTGCCGGGCCGTGGGTGTTTGTCAGTGCCAGCCGCCACAATGGCCGGGTGAGTACGACCAGTGTTTCCGCCAGTCCGCCCGCCGGCCTGCCCGTGCCCGACCGCGCCGCCCGGCTCCGCGACGCCCTGCTCGCGGCCGACTTCACCGCCGACGGCCTGCTCGACCTGCTCGGCGCGCCCGCCTACGCCGCGCTGGCCCGCAGCGAGACCGTGCCCGCCCTGCGGGCCACCCGCGGCGGCTCCCCGCTCGACACGCTCGTACGGCTGTTCCTGCTCCAGCAGCCCGTCGCGTACGAGCGCGCCAGAGCGGCACTGCCGGGCGACGAGGCCCTGGAGGACGGCTGGCTCACCCGGACGGGCGACGAGGTGCGCGCCGCGGTTGACGTGCGTCCGTACGGCGGCCCGGAGGGCCAGGACTGGTTCATCGTCTCCGACCTCGGCTGCGCGGTCGGCGGCGCCGGCGGCGCGAGCGGCCGCGACGAGGGAATGGTCCTCGGGGTAGGGGGCGCGTCCACCACGCTCACCGGGCTCACCGTCCGCACCCCGGTGGCCTCCGCCCTGGACCTCGGCACCGGCTCCGGCATCCAGGCGCTGCACGCGGCGCAGCACGCGACCCGGGTCACCGCCACCGACCTCAACCCCCGCGCCCTCGCCTGCACCCGCCTCACCCTCGCCCTGTCCGGCGCGCCCGAGGTGGAGCTGCGCGAGGGCTCGCTCTACGAGCCGGTGGACTCCGAGACGTACGACCTGATCGTGTCCAACCCGCCGTTCGTCATCTCGCCGGGCGCCCGGCTGACGTACCGGGACGGCGGCATGGGCGGGGACGATCTGTGCCGCACGCTCGTTCAGCAGGCGGGAGCCCGGCTGAACGAGGGGGGATACGCGCAGTTCCTCGCCAACTGGCAGCACGTGGAGGGCGAGGAGTGGCAGGAGCGGCTGCGCTCGTGGGTGCCGCGCGGCTGCGACGCCTGGATCGTGCAGCGCGAGGTCCAGGACGTCACCCAGTACGCGGAGCTGTGGCTGCGGGACGCCGGGGACCACCGCACCGGCCCCGAGGCCTACGCGGAGCGGTACGAGGCGTGGCTCGACGAGTTCGAGGCACGCAAGACCAGGACGATCGGCTTCGGCTGGATCACGCTGCACAAGTCGGGATCCGAGCAGCCGTCGATCACCGTCGAGGAGTGGCCGCACCCGGTCGAGCAGCCGCTCGGCGAGACCATCCGGGCCCACTTCGCCCGGCAGGAGTATCTGCGTACGCACGACGACGCGGCCCTGCTCAGCGACCGGTTCCGCCTCGCCGACGAGGTGGTGCAGGAACAGGTCGGGCTGCCGGGCGCCGAGGACCCGGAGCACGTGGTGCTGCGGCAGAACCGGGGCATGCGCCGGGCCACCACGGTGGACACGGTCGGCGCGGGCTTCGCGGGCGTCTGCGACGGCCAGTTGGACGCGGGCCGGATCCTGGACGCCATCGCGCAGCTGATCGGCGAGGACCCGGTCCAGCTGCGCGACCGCACCCCGGAGTCGATCCGGATGCTGGTCGGCCAGGGCTTCCTGGAGCCGGTCGGCGAGTGACCCGTGCGCCCCGGAGCCGCCGCCGGGACGGCTGTGCGTGAAGGGGCCGCGTACGACAGGTGAGGTAGGACCGCTCCCGCATGCGGCGGGGGCGGTCCGGCGGCGGGCGTCGGGGCAGGGGAGAGAAAACAAGGGTGTGAATTCGGCCAACCCCACCGCACACCCCGCCCCGCTCACCTCACCCGCCCCACCCGGCGCTCTCGCCTCAACACGCCCGTCCGCCCGCCGCTGGGCCGGATGGGGGTGCGGCCGTTCACCTGGAGTTCGCCGGGACTCCTCCCGCGAGTGCCAGGATCCGCGCCATGAACGGGATGGGTGGGGCGGAGGCCGGTCCGGCCGTGTTCGCGGGGACGGTTTTCGTACTGTTCGGGGGCGCGCTGCTGCTGTGGACGGGGGTGCGCATGCGGCACCGGGCGCCGGTGGCGGACGGGGCGGGGCTCGCGGTCTCGGCGGCGCTGGCCACTTTCTTCGGCGCGGTCTTCCTGCTCGCCGGGGTGTGGTGCTTCACACGCATGTGAGCCCCGCCGGCCCCGTGGCGCCGCGCCGCGCCGGTCGGGCTCGTGCCCAGGTCTCCGCTGGGACGAAACGCTTTTCAGAACGTTCTGGGACGGTCCAGGCGGCAGACTCGCCTTAAGTCGGGTTACCGTTCGAGTGGCCGCTGCGGGCTTTTGCTGTTTGACACGGGGGCGGGTTGTACCGTCACACTCCGCAGCGACCGTACAGCTCGTACGTGCCACCCGAGTGCCGACCCGGAGAGAAGAGCGAAGTTGTCCCCGACCAGCGAGACCGCAAAGGGCGGCCGCCGACTCGTCATCGTCGAGTCTCCTGCCAAGGCGAAGACGATCAAGGGCTACCTCGGCCCCGGTTATGTCGTCGAGGCGAGCGTCGGGCACATCCGCGACCTGCCGAACGGCGCCGCCGAGGTGCCCGACAAGTACACCGGCGAGGTGCGCCGCCTCGGCGTGGACGTCGAACACGAC
Protein-coding sequences here:
- a CDS encoding sodium-translocating pyrophosphatase, translated to MAGLFNPQELDHPTSLAAAVLTDGNRLIVIVIAAVALAALLVAQLLVRQVLAAGEGTDSMKEIAAAVQEGANAYLARQLRTLGGFAVVVFFLLFLLPADNWSQRAGRSAFFLIGALFSATTGYVGMRLAVRANVRVAAAAREATPAEGEPEKDLTAVSHKAMKIAFRTGGVVGMFTVGLGLLGASCVVLVYAADAPKVLEGFGLGAALIAMFMRVGGGIFTKAADVGADLVGKVEQGIPEDDPRNAATIADNVGDNVGDCAGMAADLFESYAVTLVAALILGKAAFGDAGLAFPLIVPAIGVVTAMIGIFAVAPRRADRSGMSAINRGFFISAVISLTLVAAAVFIYLPSTYAELDGVTDASIKAHDGDPRILALLAVAIGIVLAALIQQLTGYFTETTRRPVRDIGKSSLTGPATVVLAGISIGLESAVYTALLIGLSVYGAFLLGGTSIMLALFAVALAGTGLLTTVGVIVAMDTFGPVSDNAQGIAEMSGDVEGAGAQVLTDLDAVGNTTKAITKGIAIATAVLAASALYGSYRDAIATAVNDVGAKSSEMTLSMDISQPNNLVGLMLGAAVVFLFSGLAINAVSRSAGAVVFEVRRQFREHPGIMDYSEKPEYGRVVDICTKDALRELATPGLLAVLAPIAVGFTFGVGALGSYLAGAIGTGTLMAVFLANSGGAWDNAKKLVEDGNFGGKGSEAHAATVIGDTVGDPFKDTAGPAINPLLKVMNLVALLIAPAVVKFSYGADASPGVRAVVAVLSTAVIVGAVYVSKRRGVAVGDEGNHEMTAKSPDPAVVS
- a CDS encoding small secreted protein, producing the protein MNKKLAAALSGGAVLVLALSGCSSDDSDKKVKDWAKTFCDQAQPQIKKITDANAAIEKQTADESKPVDVQKTDSAAFQQISDAYKSLADSLNKAGVPPVKDGDKTQEEAAKELTASSTSYGNLKKKVDALDTGDQAKFADGLKGVADQLNTISKSSDDALKKLESGDLGKAMQKQPGCQKQTASAPSSASPAAGGDASKQASPSGSASQGAKPSESAKPSESGKPSESAKPSDSAKPSSSASAE
- a CDS encoding methyltransferase; this translates as MSTTSVSASPPAGLPVPDRAARLRDALLAADFTADGLLDLLGAPAYAALARSETVPALRATRGGSPLDTLVRLFLLQQPVAYERARAALPGDEALEDGWLTRTGDEVRAAVDVRPYGGPEGQDWFIVSDLGCAVGGAGGASGRDEGMVLGVGGASTTLTGLTVRTPVASALDLGTGSGIQALHAAQHATRVTATDLNPRALACTRLTLALSGAPEVELREGSLYEPVDSETYDLIVSNPPFVISPGARLTYRDGGMGGDDLCRTLVQQAGARLNEGGYAQFLANWQHVEGEEWQERLRSWVPRGCDAWIVQREVQDVTQYAELWLRDAGDHRTGPEAYAERYEAWLDEFEARKTRTIGFGWITLHKSGSEQPSITVEEWPHPVEQPLGETIRAHFARQEYLRTHDDAALLSDRFRLADEVVQEQVGLPGAEDPEHVVLRQNRGMRRATTVDTVGAGFAGVCDGQLDAGRILDAIAQLIGEDPVQLRDRTPESIRMLVGQGFLEPVGE